From a region of the Candidatus Pantoea bituminis genome:
- a CDS encoding DNA polymerase III subunit theta, which yields MSQNLALLSQEEKDKVNVDLAAAGVAFKERYNMPVVAEMVANEQPEALRDWFRQRLMHYRQASLSLSRLPYEPKQK from the coding sequence ATGAGTCAGAACCTTGCCCTGCTTTCGCAGGAAGAGAAAGACAAAGTGAACGTCGATTTAGCCGCTGCCGGCGTGGCGTTCAAAGAGCGTTATAACATGCCAGTCGTGGCCGAAATGGTGGCGAACGAACAGCCTGAAGCGCTGCGTGACTGGTTTCGTCAGCGGTTAATGCATTACCGCCAAGCCTCATTGAGCCTGTCTCGCCTGCCCTACGAACCGAAGCAGAAATAA
- a CDS encoding tellurite resistance TerB family protein, producing MNNWLQQIQSVLAKKSGSGKSSGGLSDMLAPGALGGLATMLIASKSSRKLLTKYGGKALLLGGGAAAGAVLWNKYKQRIRESHQDEPGFGTAQTPVDLRAERLVTALVFAAKSDGHIDEQERAAIEQNIHQSGYGQDAERLIQQAMNRPLDPQWLAAEVKNEEEALELYFLSCAAIDVDHFMEKSYLSALGDALKIPQDVRDDIQKDIAEEKARLPAS from the coding sequence ATGAATAACTGGTTGCAACAAATTCAGTCGGTATTGGCGAAGAAAAGTGGAAGCGGAAAATCGTCTGGCGGATTAAGCGACATGCTGGCCCCCGGCGCGTTGGGAGGCTTAGCGACGATGTTGATCGCCAGCAAGTCGTCACGCAAGCTGCTCACCAAATATGGCGGAAAAGCACTGCTGCTTGGCGGTGGTGCCGCAGCGGGAGCGGTATTGTGGAATAAGTACAAACAGCGCATACGCGAATCCCATCAGGACGAGCCTGGCTTTGGTACGGCGCAGACGCCGGTTGATCTTCGCGCTGAGCGGCTGGTTACCGCGCTGGTCTTTGCTGCGAAAAGTGACGGCCATATTGACGAGCAGGAGCGCGCAGCCATCGAACAAAATATTCACCAATCAGGTTATGGTCAGGATGCAGAGCGTTTGATTCAGCAGGCGATGAATCGTCCGCTTGATCCTCAATGGTTGGCAGCGGAGGTGAAAAATGAAGAAGAGGCGTTGGAACTCTACTTTCTCAGCTGTGCGGCGATCGATGTTGACCATTTTATGGAGAAAAGTTATCTCTCGGCATTGGGTGATGCACTGAAGATTCCCCAGGATGTTCGCGATGATATTCAAAAAGATATTGCTGAGGAAAAAGCCCGCTTACCAGCCAGCTAA
- a CDS encoding YebY family protein, protein MLLKKVIPAILLFSVCGQALAAQIITVSRFEIGKDKWPFNREEVMLTCEKDGSLFAINPSTLMQYPLNDLADAQFKAGQVKAQPISVIQTEDKANPGNMMSLQPIVDRAQALCGK, encoded by the coding sequence ATTTTGTTGAAGAAAGTGATTCCCGCAATCCTGTTGTTCTCTGTCTGCGGCCAGGCGCTGGCGGCTCAAATCATTACCGTTAGCCGCTTTGAGATCGGCAAAGATAAGTGGCCCTTTAACCGCGAAGAAGTGATGTTGACCTGTGAGAAAGATGGCTCGCTTTTCGCCATTAACCCCAGCACTCTGATGCAGTATCCGCTTAACGATCTTGCTGATGCACAATTCAAAGCGGGGCAGGTGAAAGCCCAACCCATCAGCGTGATTCAAACCGAAGATAAAGCCAATCCAGGCAACATGATGAGCTTGCAGCCTATTGTTGATCGCGCTCAGGCGCTGTGCGGTAAGTAA
- the exoX gene encoding exodeoxyribonuclease X → MLRVIDTETCGLQGGVVEVASVDVIDGQIVNPMSDLISPDRPISRQAMAVHRITEAMVIGKPTIEQAIDRYHGSPFYVAHNASFDRRMLPEMHGEWICTMTLARQLWPGIKYGNQALRHSLKLEVTPPAELHAHRALYDCYVTAALLIRIMEASGWDAAQMMQRCQPAEQSADVLPFGKYRGQAVAVIARKDPGYLKWMLDNVKDLRPPLRQALRKYLSQAQ, encoded by the coding sequence ATGTTGCGAGTAATTGATACCGAAACCTGTGGCTTACAAGGCGGGGTTGTCGAAGTTGCGTCGGTGGACGTGATCGATGGGCAGATCGTTAATCCAATGAGCGATTTAATCTCACCCGATCGCCCCATTAGTCGCCAGGCTATGGCTGTGCATCGCATTACCGAAGCGATGGTGATCGGAAAGCCGACCATTGAGCAAGCGATTGATCGCTATCATGGCAGTCCGTTTTACGTCGCGCACAATGCCAGTTTTGATCGCCGCATGTTGCCGGAAATGCATGGCGAATGGATTTGCACGATGACACTGGCGCGTCAGCTGTGGCCTGGCATCAAATATGGTAATCAGGCGCTGCGCCACAGTTTGAAACTCGAGGTGACGCCACCTGCTGAGTTGCATGCACACCGTGCGCTTTATGACTGTTATGTCACTGCTGCGCTGTTGATTCGCATTATGGAAGCCTCTGGCTGGGATGCGGCGCAAATGATGCAGCGCTGTCAGCCTGCAGAGCAGTCAGCCGATGTGTTGCCGTTTGGCAAATATCGTGGGCAAGCCGTGGCAGTGATAGCGAGGAAAGATCCGGGATATTTAAAATGGATGCTGGATAACGTTAAAGATTTGCGCCCACCGTTGCGGCAGGCGCTGCGTAAATATCTCAGTCAGGCTCAGTAA
- the copD gene encoding copper homeostasis membrane protein CopD has protein sequence MTTLWVLLRMLHFIAVMVLTGSAFYTVLLAPARYRHALAGHLHRVLQCSVWLALTSALAMLAAQNVLMSGDWHNLSDVDIWLAVFDTRFGAVWQWEILFGLGGCFTLLLRGRVRQQALLLFGILQLLCLALVGHAAMHDGIAGMLQQINHALHLIASSFWAGGLLPLLLLMREARRIDYRTDAIRTMMRFSRYGHLAVALALITGLINSLVIAGWPLIWRDNIYVTLLLCKVALVTIMVLVALINRYWLVPRFRLAGSGTQQKFIRMTQLELLLACGVVGLVSVFATLSPA, from the coding sequence GTGACAACGTTGTGGGTTTTGCTGCGCATGTTGCATTTTATCGCCGTGATGGTACTGACGGGTAGCGCATTTTACACAGTCTTGCTGGCACCTGCGCGCTATCGCCATGCGCTGGCGGGACATTTGCATCGCGTGTTGCAGTGTAGCGTCTGGCTGGCTTTAACAAGTGCGCTGGCGATGCTGGCAGCACAAAACGTGTTGATGAGCGGCGACTGGCATAATCTCAGCGACGTCGATATTTGGTTAGCCGTGTTCGATACGCGGTTTGGGGCGGTATGGCAATGGGAAATCCTGTTCGGGCTGGGCGGATGTTTCACGCTACTGCTGCGTGGCCGCGTTCGTCAGCAAGCTTTGCTGTTGTTCGGCATTTTACAGTTGTTATGCCTGGCGTTGGTTGGTCACGCCGCCATGCACGATGGTATTGCAGGCATGTTGCAGCAGATAAATCACGCGCTACATTTGATAGCTTCAAGTTTTTGGGCTGGTGGATTGCTTCCACTGTTACTGCTAATGCGAGAAGCACGTCGAATTGATTATCGAACTGATGCCATCCGTACCATGATGCGATTTTCTCGTTATGGTCATCTCGCGGTCGCATTGGCATTGATAACGGGACTGATTAACAGCCTGGTGATTGCTGGCTGGCCGCTGATCTGGCGCGATAATATCTACGTCACGCTGTTGCTGTGCAAGGTGGCATTGGTGACAATAATGGTGCTGGTGGCCTTAATAAACCGTTACTGGCTGGTGCCACGTTTTCGCCTGGCGGGCAGCGGAACGCAGCAAAAATTTATTCGCATGACGCAGCTCGAATTGCTGTTGGCATGCGGGGTGGTTGGACTGGTTAGCGTATTTGCTACGCTTTCACCAGCCTGA
- the copC gene encoding copper homeostasis periplasmic binding protein CopC produces MQKTRVSRVVISLIATSALAFSQFASAHAHLQSSVPAAKADVTHSTKSLALTFTEDVEAAFSGVEIVDAQQKPVASEKAKRDAKQHDRLVVELAQPLPAGHYQVNWHVLSVDGHKTKGSYRFNVN; encoded by the coding sequence ATGCAGAAAACCCGTGTTTCGCGAGTAGTAATCTCACTGATTGCTACCAGCGCGCTAGCCTTTAGCCAGTTTGCGTCCGCACATGCACATCTTCAGTCATCCGTGCCCGCAGCCAAAGCCGACGTGACGCACTCAACGAAATCGCTGGCACTGACCTTTACGGAAGATGTCGAAGCCGCATTTAGCGGCGTTGAGATCGTCGATGCGCAACAGAAACCTGTCGCCAGCGAGAAGGCGAAGCGCGATGCTAAGCAGCACGATCGTCTGGTTGTTGAACTCGCTCAGCCGCTTCCGGCAGGCCATTATCAGGTGAACTGGCATGTGTTGTCGGTTGATGGTCATAAAACCAAAGGCAGCTACCGCTTTAACGTGAACTGA
- a CDS encoding prolyl oligopeptidase family serine peptidase, with protein sequence MSLHGETRVDNYYWLRDDKRENSEVLDYLRAENNYGKKIMASQQPLQDRILKEIIGRLPPQDHSVPYVKNGYRYQSRYESGNEYAAYYRQPASSNPDDEWTLLLDANQRASHSDFYTMGALHISPDNNVMALAEDFLSRRQYGIRFRNLQSGSWYPEVLTNASSSFAWGNDSRTVYYVQKHAQTLLSYQVWRHELGTPQAHDQLVYEEKDDTFHLSVHKTTSKQFILIVLYSTTTSEIQLINANFPDAQPQVFLPRRKDHEYSLDHYDHQFFIRSNRDGKNFGLYRTRYLAESRWETIIPARDHVVMEDFQLFTDWLVVEERQRGLTSLRQINWASGETSGIAFDDPTYVTWLAYNPTPRTSKLRYGYSSMTTPTTLFELDMDTGERRILKQSAVSNFNADDYKSEHHWITVSDGTEVPVSLVYNRKHYQPGQNPMLVYGYGAYGSNMDADFSVSRLSLLDRGFVYALVQVRGGGELGQQWYDGGRLLNKMNSFTDFIDVTDALVKRGFAHPERLFAMGGSAGGLLMGAVINLAPQRFHGVVAQVPFVDVVTTMLDESIPLTTGEYDEWGNPNDAEYYRYIRQYSPYDNVEAKAYPHLLVTTGLHDSQVQYWEPAKWVAKLRELKTDNNLLLLCTDMDSGHGGKSGRYKAYEGVAMELTFIIALAQGSLPEAHDY encoded by the coding sequence ATGTCGCTGCATGGTGAAACGCGCGTCGATAATTATTATTGGTTGCGCGATGACAAACGTGAAAACAGCGAAGTGCTCGATTATCTGCGAGCAGAAAATAATTACGGCAAGAAAATCATGGCTTCGCAGCAGCCGCTGCAAGATCGGATTCTTAAAGAGATCATTGGCCGCTTGCCACCGCAAGACCATTCAGTGCCTTACGTAAAAAATGGCTATCGCTACCAAAGTCGTTACGAAAGCGGCAATGAATACGCAGCCTATTATCGGCAGCCCGCCAGCAGTAATCCTGACGATGAGTGGACGCTATTACTCGACGCCAATCAGCGTGCTTCCCACAGTGATTTTTACACAATGGGCGCGTTACACATCAGCCCAGACAATAACGTCATGGCGCTGGCAGAAGATTTCCTTTCGCGGCGTCAATACGGCATTCGCTTTCGCAACCTGCAAAGCGGCAGTTGGTATCCTGAAGTGCTGACAAATGCCTCTTCCAGCTTCGCCTGGGGCAATGATTCGCGTACGGTTTATTATGTGCAAAAACATGCACAAACTTTGCTCTCGTATCAGGTGTGGCGACATGAGCTGGGTACGCCACAGGCGCATGACCAGTTAGTTTACGAAGAGAAAGATGATACGTTTCATCTCAGCGTACATAAAACCACCTCGAAGCAATTTATTCTGATCGTGCTTTACAGCACGACAACCAGCGAAATTCAGTTAATAAATGCTAATTTCCCTGATGCTCAGCCGCAGGTGTTTTTGCCACGCCGCAAAGATCATGAGTACAGTCTTGATCACTACGATCATCAGTTCTTCATTCGATCAAATCGAGACGGCAAAAACTTTGGTTTATACCGCACACGTTATCTGGCGGAGTCGCGCTGGGAGACCATTATTCCAGCACGCGACCATGTTGTGATGGAAGATTTTCAGCTCTTCACCGACTGGCTGGTGGTAGAAGAGCGGCAACGCGGTTTAACCAGTTTGCGTCAGATCAACTGGGCCAGCGGTGAAACCAGCGGTATCGCCTTTGACGATCCCACTTATGTGACCTGGCTGGCGTATAATCCAACGCCGCGTACCAGTAAACTGCGTTATGGCTACTCATCCATGACCACGCCAACCACGCTGTTTGAGCTGGATATGGATACTGGCGAGCGTCGTATTCTTAAACAAAGCGCCGTCAGCAACTTCAATGCAGACGATTATAAAAGTGAACATCATTGGATTACTGTCAGTGATGGCACTGAAGTGCCGGTATCGCTGGTGTATAACCGTAAACACTATCAGCCCGGCCAAAATCCGATGCTGGTCTATGGCTACGGCGCTTATGGCAGCAACATGGATGCAGACTTCAGCGTCAGCCGCCTGAGCCTGCTGGATCGTGGATTTGTCTATGCGCTGGTGCAGGTGCGTGGCGGCGGTGAACTGGGGCAGCAATGGTACGACGGTGGGCGTTTACTGAATAAGATGAACAGCTTCACTGATTTCATTGATGTTACTGATGCGCTAGTCAAACGCGGATTCGCCCATCCTGAGCGACTCTTCGCCATGGGCGGCAGCGCAGGGGGATTATTAATGGGCGCGGTAATCAACCTGGCGCCTCAGCGTTTCCATGGTGTGGTCGCGCAGGTGCCTTTTGTGGATGTAGTCACCACCATGCTTGATGAATCGATCCCGCTGACTACCGGTGAATATGATGAGTGGGGCAACCCCAACGATGCGGAGTATTATCGCTACATTCGACAATACAGCCCGTATGATAACGTTGAGGCAAAAGCTTATCCGCATCTGCTGGTCACCACCGGCCTGCATGATTCCCAGGTGCAATATTGGGAACCTGCAAAATGGGTCGCAAAGCTCAGAGAGCTGAAAACTGACAATAACCTGCTATTGCTCTGTACCGATATGGATTCCGGTCACGGCGGTAAATCGGGCCGTTATAAAGCTTATGAAGGCGTGGCGATGGAGCTGACCTTCATTATCGCGCTAGCGCAGGGCAGCTTGCCCGAAGCACACGATTACTGA